In Blastocatellia bacterium, the DNA window CGCCGACGAACATCTCGACGAATTCCGATCCCGAGATCGAGAAGAACGGCACGCCCGCTTCGCCCGCGACCGCGCGCGCCAAGAGCGTCTTCCCCGTCCCGGGCGGTCCCATCAAGAGAACCCCCTTCGGGATGCGCCCGCCGAGCTTCTGGAACTTCTGCGGGTCTTTGAGGAAATCAATGATCTCCTTCAGCTCTTCCTTCGCCTCATCCACGCCGGCCACGTCTTTGAACGTCACTCGCTTTTGCTGTCCCGAGAACATACGGGCGCGACTTTTGCCGAAGCTGAGCGCTTTGTTACCGCTGGCCTGCATCTGCCGCAGCATGAAGACCCAGAAGGCCCCGAAGAGGAGAATGGGGAGAACCCACGTGAGGAACATCATCCAGTACGTGTCCCCTCCTCCGCGAAAGACGACGCGGGGACGCACATCCGCCTCCGATCCGACATCGGTGAGCATCTCGGCCACACGTGCGGCGACCTCTTGATTCGCCAATTCGGTCCGAAAGCGCCGTCCGTCGCGCAGCGTTCCCGTCACTCGATCATCTTCGATGACGGCTTCGACGACCTGCCGCTGTCGAATCGCCAAGACCAAATCCGAGAACGGCAGTTCCGTCACCGCTCGCGTGGTGGACGTTTGGAAGAAGTTATAGAGCAGCAGGGCGCCGCCCACCATCATGATCCAGAAGATCAATTGTCGCGCTCTCGAGTCCAACTCTCGTCCCTCCTCTCCCGACGGCTCGCGGGCGCGATAGCCCGGCTGTCGAATGTCCGATGTAAGTGTATCACAGCGCGCTCACTCTCGGCCACGCTCGAAGCGAATCACGGCCAGGCGCTGCGTCTCGGAGTGAACGGCGAATTCCGCCGCCACGGGAAGCGCCGGCGCGCACACGATGCGATCTTCATCAGCGGTGACGACCAGCGGCCAGCGATCGCGCTCCGAGACCGGAATGCGATGCGCCCACATGAGCGTCTTGAGCTTGAGCGGTCGCCGCCGCCCGACCGGAACGTATCGATCCCCAGGTCGACGCGAGCGTACGGCCAGACGTTCGGGCACACGCTCATCGTCGAGCACCACGATCCGATCAGAAGATGGCGGTGCCTCCGTCCGCCCCCGCTCCCATCGAATCACGAAGCCCGCGACCTCAATCGGTTCGCTCGGGCGCAACTCCCTCCAATAAGGCTGCGGCCGCTGCGGCCGACGCATGAATGTGAGCGCGTCGAATTCGCGCCAAGCGATCACCGCGGCGGGCAGGAGGACGCGACGCCCGCTCTTCCCCGGTTCCAATAATTGGTCCAATGCCTCCACATGCTGACTCGTCACCCGCCGCGTGTGCCCGCACAATTGCCGGATGGCCTCGCGCAACGCCCGTGCGCGAAGCGCCGGATGGAGTGCTCGCAACTTCTCCACTGAGAGGCGAATCATGTCGCGCTCATATGAGATGACTGCGTCGGGGAACACGTTGCCGAGAATCTCATCGAAATAGGTCTCGTCCACGCGCAGTCGTTCGGCCGCGCGCCCGATGGCTTCCAAAGCCCGAGGATTCAACGCCAAGAGCCGAGGCAGAAGCTCCTGCCGCACCCGATTGCGCCATCGCTCCAGCTCCAGATTCGAACGATCCACGCGATAGGGGATCCCCAACGCCTCGCAATAAGCGCGCGTCTCCTCGCGCCGCACAGCCAGAAGCGGACGAATGATGAGATCATCCACGATGGGATGAATGCCGCTCAATCCTTCGATGCCGGCTCCCCGCAGCAAGCGCATGAGGAACGTCTCCGCCTGATCCGTGAGCGTATGACCAGTGGCGATGCGGCGCGCTCCCACCTCGGCGGCCACGCGGCGCAGGAAAGCGTATCTGACTTCGCGCGCCACTTCTTCCAAGTTCCGCCCCTCTGCTTGCGCGAGCGCCCGCACATCCTGACGCTCACTTGTGAATGGGAGATCGAGTCGCTCGGCCAATTGCTGCACGAAGGCTTCATCGGCATCCGCCTCTTCGCCCCGCAACTGATGATTGAGATGCGCGACATGCAAGCGCAGATGAGGATAGGCCGAATCTCGAAGCTCATTCAACAGATGGAGCAAGGCGACCGAGTCGGGTCCGCCGGAGACAGCGACGACAATTAAGTCCCCATCCTCCAGCATCCCATATCGCGTGAT includes these proteins:
- the tilS gene encoding tRNA lysidine(34) synthetase TilS is translated as MALDRAALLAKVRATITRYGMLEDGDLIVVAVSGGPDSVALLHLLNELRDSAYPHLRLHVAHLNHQLRGEEADADEAFVQQLAERLDLPFTSERQDVRALAQAEGRNLEEVAREVRYAFLRRVAAEVGARRIATGHTLTDQAETFLMRLLRGAGIEGLSGIHPIVDDLIIRPLLAVRREETRAYCEALGIPYRVDRSNLELERWRNRVRQELLPRLLALNPRALEAIGRAAERLRVDETYFDEILGNVFPDAVISYERDMIRLSVEKLRALHPALRARALREAIRQLCGHTRRVTSQHVEALDQLLEPGKSGRRVLLPAAVIAWREFDALTFMRRPQRPQPYWRELRPSEPIEVAGFVIRWERGRTEAPPSSDRIVVLDDERVPERLAVRSRRPGDRYVPVGRRRPLKLKTLMWAHRIPVSERDRWPLVVTADEDRIVCAPALPVAAEFAVHSETQRLAVIRFERGRE